The following proteins are co-located in the Haliovirga abyssi genome:
- a CDS encoding type II secretion system protein: MILQTGKKEKGFTFIEMIIVVVILSLILTITINNMQRYDKSMNRKLILKGVEEKFQYFKDKAIIEKKDIEIKDIRELISEKKIISVKWDENNMNFNNESDNGSNKIIFNKYGKVLGENVEIKTSYGTLNIEIQEETGEVNVE, encoded by the coding sequence ATGATATTACAAACTGGTAAAAAAGAAAAAGGTTTTACTTTTATAGAAATGATAATAGTAGTAGTTATTCTTTCGTTGATATTGACAATTACAATAAATAATATGCAAAGATATGATAAATCAATGAATAGAAAACTTATATTAAAAGGGGTAGAAGAGAAATTTCAATACTTTAAAGATAAAGCAATTATTGAAAAAAAAGATATAGAAATAAAAGATATAAGAGAACTTATATCTGAAAAAAAGATTATATCAGTTAAATGGGATGAAAATAATATGAATTTTAACAACGAATCAGATAATGGAAGTAATAAAATAATATTTAATAAATATGGAAAAGTGTTAGGTGAAAATGTAGAAATAAAAACTTCATATGGAACACTAAATATAGAGATTCAGGAAGAAACAGGTGAAGTAAATGTCGAATAA